One Setaria viridis chromosome 3, Setaria_viridis_v4.0, whole genome shotgun sequence DNA window includes the following coding sequences:
- the LOC117850877 gene encoding uncharacterized protein yields MAYRRKQGIQRSATFVEDHRRTSSGGSASPAIASPRATRFADDNRRPDRSSRLAAQAMVSSSAALGDLTLPDLGDRFPAAAASHGDSQPSSPMQVRLRSPPSTHLMDPVTQLYTSTTKLNDDGPKYDLELSQKDDTRHGFWSLVAQKAKVMLDENGTPRTQPAESRWSYDRVRSSESPTIDIGGKIKNVLEEGLAAVADNTTPCAGAGGSAVVAARKLQIRRKACSMDFRSANLVSPDTPMLSDDVESPQIKASRDVANAMAAKVKLLQRELKTLKADLAFSKERCAQLEEENRQLRDGNPDADEDMIRQQLETLLAEKARLAHENTLYARENRLLREIVEYHQLNMQDVVNLDEDDDDIEEEDEEDVDAEDDDDAEQYQDRGTSSPSHLAQEEKEHQAAAPEGDPDAAPQSPSRQTESPRTPSTNSGGAMDNEPPRMLNTNNGGTVEYEPHRLLSTNSGVISDDDSSAVPRRSKDDGSSPETTRDG; encoded by the exons atggcgtacCGCAGGAAGCAGGGCATCCAGCGGTCGGCCACCTTCGTGGAGGACCACCGCCGGACGTCGTCGGGCGGCTCCGCGTCGCCGGCCATCGCGTCCCCGCGCGCCACCCGCTTCGCCGACGACAACCGCCGCCCCGACCGCTCCTCCCGCCTGGCCGCGCAGGCCATGgtgtcctcctccgccgcgctcgGGGACCTCACGCTGCCGGACTTAGGCGACCGcttccccgccgcggcggcgtcccaCGGCGACAGCCAGCCGAGCAGCCCGATGCAGGTGCGGCTCCGTTCTCCCCCGTCCACCCACCTCATG GACCCCGTCACCCAGCTCTACACGTCGACGACAAAGCTAAACGACGACGGGCCCAAGTACGACCTCGAGCTATCCCAGAAGGACGACACGAGGCATGGGTTCTGGTCGCTCGTGGCCCAGAAAGCCAAAGTCATGCTCGACGAGAACGGCACGCCACGCACTCAA CCCGCCGAATCTCGCTGGTCCTACGACCGGGTCCGGAGCTCGGAGAGCCCCAC GATCGACATCGGAGGGAAGATCAAGAACGTCCTTGAA GAGggcctggcggcggtggccgacaACACGACACCctgtgccggcgccggcggcagcgccgtcgtcgccgcccggAAGCTGCAGATCAGGAGGAAGGCGTGCAGCATGGACTTCCGGAGCGCGAACCTGGTCAGCCCCGACACGCCGATGCTGTCCGACGACGTGGAGTCGCCTCAGATCAAGGCCTCTCGCGAC GTAGCGAACGCCATGGCGGCCAAGGTGAAGCTGCTGCAGCGCGAGCTCAAGACGTTGAAGGCCGACCTCGCCTTCTCCAAGGAGCGGTGCGCgcagctggaggaggagaaCCGGCAGCTCCGGGACGGCAAccccgacgccgacgaggaCATG ATACGGCAGCAGCTGGAGACGCTGCTCGCGGAGAAGGCGCGGCTGGCGCACGAGAACACGCTGTACGCCCGCGAGAACCGGCTCCTGCGGGAGATCGTCGAGTACCACCAGCTTAACATGCAGGACGTCGTCAACctcgacgaggacgacgacgacatcgaggaggaggacgaggaagatgtcgacgccgaggacgacgacgacgcggagcAGTACCAGGATCGCGGCACGTCCTCGCCGTCCCACCTTGCGCAGGAGGAAAAGGAGCACCAGGCGGCCGCTCCGGAGGGCGATCCGGACGCCGCCCCGCAGTCGCCCTCCCGGCAGACGGAATCGCCGCGGACGCCGAGCACGaacagcggcggcgccatggacaATGAGCCGCCGCGGATGCTGAACACGAACAACGGCGGCACGGTTGAGTACGAACCCCATCGGCTGCTGAGCACAAACAGCGGCGTCATCTCTGACGATGATTCGTCTGCGGTGCCCCGGAGGTCCAAGGATGATGGCTCGTCACCTGAAACGACGCGCGACGGCTGA
- the LOC117850878 gene encoding NADH dehydrogenase [ubiquinone] 1 alpha subcomplex subunit 1 produces the protein MARLHWLEAILPLGIIGGMLCIMGNAQYFIHKAAHGRPKHIGNDMWDVAMERRDKKLVEQSSGN, from the exons ATGGCGCGGCTGCACTGGCTGGAGGCCATCCTGCCGCTCGGCATCATCGGCGGCATGCTCTGCATCATGGGCAACGCCCAGTACTTCATCCACAAGGCCGCGCACGGCAGG CCGAAGCACATCGGGAACGACATGTGGGACGTCGCCATGGAGCGCCGCGACAAGAAGCTCGTCGAGCAGTCCTCCGGCAACTAG